A window from Candidatus Neomarinimicrobiota bacterium encodes these proteins:
- a CDS encoding sodium:solute symporter family protein: MKSEGALLGSGGIAFLGFYILSLILIGYLGHRAKKENSLSDFYLAGRGMGLSVLFLTLYATQYSGNTLVGFSARAYREGYHALVLITLLSAAIGAFLVYAPKLYRLSKKHQFITPGDYIHHRFNHTPLTLFAAALCLMAMANYVLTNLKAIGYIIVAVTGGVIPFAFGIIVISLVMVIYETLGGMRSVAWTDALQGTILMAGVITIFITIQIEYGGFQFIYDQLAISAPHKFSPPTSTQKLSWFSTVCLGFFGISLYPHAVQRIYAAKNETTLKRTIQIMAFMPLITTLFMVVVGLTALALFPGLDRQTSEGATLYVLKDLGNRGAIGTGIMVLFLSATIAAIMSTVDSALLSMSSIITKDFYARFKPNKSQADLTRLGKIISWGIMAFSVYLAIVLPQTIWRLLEIKLELLIQIAPAFFLGLYFKKLRASSIYTGMIVGTFFAVGSMVANKLGLAIPAKPWGIHAGVWGLIINVGTIFLMEKRQVFRNE; the protein is encoded by the coding sequence ATGAAAAGTGAAGGGGCACTTCTTGGCTCCGGTGGAATCGCCTTCCTCGGGTTTTATATTTTATCATTAATCCTCATTGGTTATCTAGGACATCGGGCAAAAAAGGAAAATTCTTTATCTGACTTTTACTTAGCAGGGCGGGGCATGGGACTGTCGGTCTTATTTCTAACCTTATATGCCACACAATATAGCGGGAATACGCTGGTGGGATTTTCTGCCCGAGCTTACCGGGAAGGGTATCACGCTCTTGTTCTTATTACTCTTTTATCTGCTGCCATTGGTGCTTTTCTAGTATATGCGCCGAAACTATACCGTCTATCCAAAAAACACCAATTTATTACACCGGGTGACTATATTCATCATCGCTTTAATCATACACCATTAACTCTGTTTGCAGCGGCCCTGTGTCTCATGGCCATGGCTAATTATGTGCTTACCAACCTTAAGGCAATCGGATATATAATTGTTGCAGTGACGGGTGGCGTCATTCCTTTTGCTTTTGGAATTATCGTCATTTCACTTGTCATGGTCATCTATGAAACCTTAGGAGGTATGCGTAGTGTCGCTTGGACGGATGCTCTTCAGGGGACTATTCTTATGGCCGGGGTCATTACCATTTTTATTACCATTCAAATTGAATATGGCGGTTTTCAGTTCATTTATGATCAATTGGCAATATCCGCTCCTCATAAATTTTCCCCACCAACTTCCACCCAAAAGTTGAGTTGGTTTAGCACAGTATGTTTAGGGTTCTTTGGTATTTCCCTTTATCCCCACGCGGTCCAGCGTATCTATGCCGCCAAAAATGAAACAACACTTAAACGTACGATACAAATCATGGCATTTATGCCCTTGATTACTACTTTATTTATGGTTGTGGTCGGCCTTACCGCCCTTGCCCTGTTCCCGGGGCTGGACCGCCAAACCAGTGAAGGCGCTACCCTGTATGTGCTCAAAGATCTAGGAAACCGGGGCGCTATTGGCACTGGGATTATGGTTCTGTTTTTATCGGCCACTATTGCCGCCATCATGTCCACCGTGGATTCAGCGCTCCTATCTATGTCGTCCATTATTACCAAAGATTTTTATGCTCGATTTAAACCTAATAAAAGTCAGGCAGATCTTACCCGTCTTGGGAAAATAATTTCATGGGGAATCATGGCTTTTTCTGTATACCTAGCCATTGTACTTCCCCAAACGATTTGGCGATTGCTTGAGATTAAGCTGGAACTACTAATCCAGATTGCACCGGCATTTTTTCTCGGACTTTATTTTAAAAAATTGCGGGCATCTTCAATTTATACGGGTATGATTGTTGGAACGTTCTTTGCAGTTGGATCCATGGTAGCCAATAAGCTGGGCCTTGCGATCCCAGCAAAACCTTGGGGCATTCATGCCGGCGTATGGGGGCTCATAATAAATGTAGGTACAATATTTTTAATGGAAAAACGTCAGGTATTCAGAAATGAATAA
- a CDS encoding EamA family transporter translates to MNKLNVTGLVHLLIVYVVWGSTYLGIRVAVQEGSGFPPMIMSATRVFAGSLILIALARFIQKQSMRLNKEEWIVLSLSGLALWWGGNGLVAIAETSVPSGYAALIISCTPIWVAIIESILDKKRPSVFLAFSLLIGVAGIAVLNWTAIRTGNLGDLRGALLLIIAGLSWGAGSIYQKRKKINTTPEISSAVQQFTGGIALLITSFIISEPTMNPVSSAWWAWGYLIIFGSVIAFTSFVKALKLLPPNIVFTYAYVNPVVAVILGFFILGEPITPWTLGGASLVLVGVLGVFKEQKKNIP, encoded by the coding sequence ATGAATAAATTAAACGTTACAGGACTCGTCCACCTCCTGATTGTCTATGTTGTTTGGGGAAGTACCTATCTTGGAATCCGCGTGGCGGTGCAAGAAGGATCAGGTTTCCCACCTATGATCATGTCTGCCACTCGCGTTTTTGCCGGTAGTTTGATTCTTATTGCATTGGCGCGGTTCATTCAAAAACAATCCATGCGCTTAAACAAAGAAGAATGGATTGTTCTATCTCTTTCTGGTTTAGCTCTTTGGTGGGGTGGCAACGGATTAGTTGCCATCGCAGAAACATCCGTCCCGTCAGGATACGCCGCCTTAATCATTTCATGCACACCAATCTGGGTAGCAATTATAGAATCTATTTTGGATAAAAAGCGGCCTTCAGTTTTTCTTGCTTTTTCATTATTAATTGGTGTTGCCGGGATTGCTGTCCTCAACTGGACCGCAATCAGAACAGGAAATTTAGGGGATCTTCGTGGCGCGCTTTTATTGATTATTGCGGGGTTAAGTTGGGGCGCTGGATCCATTTACCAAAAAAGGAAAAAGATTAATACCACACCGGAGATCAGTTCGGCAGTACAACAATTTACCGGTGGGATTGCACTCTTGATCACATCTTTTATTATATCTGAGCCAACAATGAATCCCGTCTCATCAGCGTGGTGGGCGTGGGGATACTTGATCATTTTCGGTTCTGTGATTGCATTTACGTCCTTTGTAAAAGCCCTTAAACTGCTGCCACCCAATATTGTATTTACCTATGCTTATGTTAACCCCGTTGTTGCCGTAATTCTCGGATTTTTTATTTTAGGAGAACCGATCACTCCGTGGACTTTAGGGGGTGCAAGCCTAGTCCTCGTTGGCGTGCTGGGTGTATTCAAAGAACAAAAGAAAAATATTCCTTAA